The following coding sequences lie in one Thermus antranikianii DSM 12462 genomic window:
- a CDS encoding MFS transporter gives MAKDLTPPSGTFSFFLLAFLLTLTGQGLVVAGLWRFLEAGASGLQTSVLTLVQALASILTPFLLQSWLETRPQMVLRLLAFGLGVAALLALGSPGLSTFLLLYAALLALFLFLTAALAIYGVLLGSALPRLFPKEALSQANARWEMANTLGLVLAPLIGGFAVDRLGPYALPLFALPLGVALVLLLGLKAPPPLGPSEGRRKAFGGVPLGVLLPVALPALLPALALTGGGVLTALLFHDLKRPEGLGIAWAGFSLGGFLVAQALTRVSLPPVLGLLGGLGLLGLGNLGNGLLPYPHLLLGSLVSGAGVSVARIAFRTFLQRLAPPETLVGLFAYVNVLTQTARVLGSPLGGGLGDLLGPRGAFVAFGSVFLLASLLFPPLLRLSQRVLSPRGDAEGRG, from the coding sequence ATGGCTAAGGATTTAACTCCGCCCTCGGGTACCTTCTCCTTCTTCCTCCTCGCCTTCCTTCTAACCCTGACCGGCCAGGGCCTGGTGGTGGCGGGCCTATGGCGGTTCCTGGAAGCGGGAGCCTCGGGGCTACAAACTTCGGTCCTCACCCTGGTTCAAGCCTTAGCGAGCATCCTGACCCCCTTTCTCCTCCAATCCTGGCTTGAGACCAGGCCCCAAATGGTGCTCCGCCTCCTCGCCTTTGGCCTTGGGGTAGCGGCCCTCCTCGCCCTGGGAAGCCCTGGCCTTAGCACCTTTCTTCTCCTTTACGCCGCCTTGCTCGCCCTCTTCCTCTTCCTTACGGCTGCTCTGGCCATCTACGGCGTTTTACTGGGAAGCGCCCTGCCCCGCCTCTTCCCTAAGGAGGCCCTGTCCCAGGCCAACGCCCGCTGGGAAATGGCCAATACCTTGGGCCTGGTCCTGGCCCCCCTCATAGGGGGCTTTGCCGTGGACCGCCTGGGGCCCTACGCCCTTCCCCTCTTCGCCCTTCCTCTGGGGGTGGCCCTGGTCCTCCTCCTGGGCCTGAAGGCCCCTCCTCCCCTAGGCCCTTCCGAAGGGAGGCGGAAGGCCTTTGGGGGTGTACCCTTGGGTGTTCTCCTCCCCGTTGCTCTACCTGCCCTTCTCCCTGCCCTGGCCCTCACGGGGGGCGGGGTCCTCACCGCTCTTCTCTTCCACGACCTCAAGCGGCCCGAGGGGCTAGGTATCGCCTGGGCGGGCTTTAGCCTGGGGGGCTTCCTTGTGGCCCAGGCCCTTACCCGCGTCTCCCTCCCCCCGGTCCTTGGCCTCCTCGGGGGGCTTGGCCTCCTGGGCCTGGGCAACCTGGGGAACGGCCTCCTCCCTTACCCCCACCTCCTCCTCGGGTCTTTGGTCTCGGGGGCGGGGGTTTCCGTGGCCCGGATCGCCTTCCGGACCTTCCTCCAGCGGCTTGCCCCCCCGGAGACCCTGGTGGGCCTCTTTGCCTACGTCAACGTCCTCACCCAGACGGCCCGGGTCCTGGGCTCCCCCTTGGGCGGGGGGCTTGGGGACCTCCTGGGGCCCAGGGGGGCCTTCGTGGCCTTTGGGAGCGTTTTCCTCCTGGCCTCCCTTCTCTTTCCCCCTCTCCTCCGCCTCTCCCAAAGGGTTCTCTCCCCTCGTGGTGACGCCGAGGGGCGTGGGTGA